A segment of the Brevibacterium zhoupengii genome:
CTGCGGCCCGCAAACGTCGTCACGCTCGTCTGCGCAAGCATGTCAGCGGTACGCCGGATCGTCCTCGCCTGTCAGTGACTCGCTCCACGCGCCACGTCTTTGTCCAGGTCATCGACGACACCGTCGGCAAGACCTTGGCATCGGCCTCCACCATGGAAGCCGACCTTCGCACACTCGAAGGTGACAAGACCGGCAAGGCCCACAAGGTCGGCGAACTGGTTGCCCAGCGCGCCAAGGAAGCCGGCATCGAAGCCGTCGTATTCGACCGTGGCGGCAACGCCTACCACGGCCGTGTGCAGGCAATCGCCGAAGGTGCACGTGAAGGAGGATTGGCCCTATGAGCACTGAAGAGAACAAGGAACAGCAGCCAGCTGCTGAAACCCGTACCGATAACAACAGTGATCGCTCCTCACGTGGTCGCGGTCAAGGCGGCCAGGGTGGTCAGGGCGGCCAGGGTCGTGGACGCGGCGAGGGCCGTGGACGCGGCGGTCGCGGTGACCGCGAGGAGAAGAGCCAGTTCATCGAGCACGTCGTCACGATCAACCGCGTGTCGAAGGTCGTCAAGGGTGGACGTCGGTTCTCCTTCACCGCCCTCGTCGTCGTCGGTGACGGAGACGGCATGGTCGGAATGGGCTACGGCAAGGCGAAGGAAGTTCCTGCAGCCATTGCCAAGGGTGTAGAGGAAGCGAAGAAGAACTTCTTCCGCGTTCCCCGCATCCAGAAGACCATTCCCCACCCGATCCAGGGTGAGACCGCTGCCGGCGTCGTTATGCTGCGTCCGGCCGCTCCGGGTACCGGCGTTATCGCCGGTGGCCCCGTGCGTGCGGTCCTCGATGCTGCCGGCGTTCAGGACATCCTGTCCAAGTCGCTGGGATCAGCCAACGCAATCAACATCGTTCGTGCGGCGATCAAGGCCCTCCAGGGTCTCGAACGCCCAGAGCAGGTCGCGGCTCGCCGTGGACTGCATGTCGACGAGGTCGCTCCTCACGCATTGCTGCGAGCGGCTGCTGAAAGCGGGGCGAAGTCCTGATGGCAAAGCTCAAGGTAACCCAGCGCAAGTCCGATATCGGTGGCAAGCCGAACCAGCGCGCGTCGCTGCGTTCGCTTGGACTGAAGCGGATCGACGATGTGGTGGTGTGCGAAGATCGTCCGGAGATCCGGGGAATGATCAACGTCGTGCGTCACCTCGTGACTGTGGAAGAGGTGGATTGATATGTCGAACGATGACTCACTCAAGGTCCACGATCTCCGTCCTGCTCCCGGAGCGAAGACCTCCAAGACCCGTGTCGGTCGTGGTGAAGCTTCGAAGGGCAAGACAGCCGGTCGCGGAACCAAGGGCACACGTGCCCGTTACCAGGTTCCTCACGGCTTCGAGGGTGGACAGACTCCGATGCACATGCGTCTGCCTAAGCTGCGTGGGTTCAAGAACCCCGCGAAGGTGACGTTCCAGGTTGTCAATCTTGACAAGCTGTCGGCCTTGTTCCCAGAAGGCGGCGACGTCACAGTCGCCGACCTGGTGGCCAAGGGCGCCGTGCGTCCGAAGCAGCCAGTGAAGGTTCTGGGCACCGGTGAGATCACCGTGGCTCTGAACATCACTGCAGACAAGGTCTCGGGTTCAGCACTCGAAAAGATCAAGGCTGCAGGCGGAAGCGTCAGCGAAGCCTGAAAGACTCCCGCACAGCGGGTCTGAGATTTCTCAGGAAGGGGCGGTCACGCAAGTGACCGCCCCTTCGTCGTCTCTGTTTCACCACTCTTATGACTGTTACCACAACCCGTAGAAGTGGGTGAGGACACAGTCCAGCCGACAACGGGCCCTACCCGCGGCCTAACGGGCCTCTCGGTTTCAGCCTGACGGTCATACCCTGGTAGTCTTTTGCAGGTATTTGACTCGTTCGCCAGGTCGTATCTGCGACCCTGACTTTTTCATCCCCCAATGAGGAGGACGCTTGATCGGCGCAATTCGGAGGGCCTTCAGAACGCCCGACTTGAGGAACAAACTCCTCTTCACCCTGGGCATTCTTGTCATCTTCCGCCTCGGTTCGTTCATTCCCTCGCCGGGAATCGATTACACCCAGGTACAGGAGTGCGTGGCATCCCCTCAGCTGAATGAGGGCGGGTTCGCAATGATCAACCTGTTCAGCGGCGGCGCACTGCTGCAGCTGTCGATCTTCGCCCTGGGCATCATGCCCTATATCACCGCCAGCATCATCGTCCAGCTTCTGCGCGTGGTCATTCCCCGCTTCGAGTCCCTCCACAAGGAGGGCGCTTCAGGACAAGCCAAGCTCACTCAGTACACGCGCTACCTCACCATCGGTCTCGCCGTGCTCAACGCCACCACGCTGGTTGCAACCGTGCGTTCCGGTGCCCTCTTCGGCGGAATCGAAGGCTGCAACGACCTCATCACGAACGACTCCTGGTGGGGCATCTCCGTCCTCGTCATCACCCTGGTGGCAGGCACCGGCCTCATCATGTGGCTCGGCGAGCAGATCACCGAACACGGCGTCGGCAACGGTATGTCGCTGCTCATCTTCACCTCCGTGGCATCAGCGTTCCCCTCCTCACTGGGAGCCATCTTCCGCGAGCAGGGTGTCGACATCTTCCTCATCGTCATCGCAGTCGGACTCGTGCTCGTGGCACTCGTCGTCTTCGTCGAGCAGTCCCAGAGGCGCATTCCGGTCCAGTACGCCAAGCGCATGGTCGGACGTCGGATGTTCGGCGGTACCTCGACTTACATCCCGATCAAGGTCAATATGGCCGGCGTGATCCCCGTGATCTTCGCATCCTCGGTTCTCTACCTGCCCAGCCTGATCTCGCAGTTCTTCGATCCGGAGAGTCAGTGGGTGGAGTGGATCAACACCTACTTCACGCGCGGTGACCACCCGATCTACATCGCCACCTACGCTCTGCTGACGATCTTCTTCGCATACTTCTACGTCGCGATCACCTTCAACCCGGAGGAAGTCGCCGACAACATGAAGAAGTACGGCGGTTTCGTCCCCGGCATCCGCGCCGGGCGACCCACAGCTGACTACCTGAGCTTCGTGCTCAGCCGTATCAACTTCCCTGGCTCGCTCTACCTGGCCTTCATCGCACTGATTCCACTGATCGCACTCGTGCTCATCAACGCGAACCAGAACTTCCCGTTCGGCGGCACTTCGCTGCTGATTGTGGTGGGAGTCGGTCTCGAGACCGTCAAACAGATCGACGCACAGATGCAGCAGCGTCACTACGAGGGCCTGCTGCGCTGACCGTCCCCGACCGCGGAATTCCATTGGAAGGACAAACACCTTATGAGCTCACGCATCATCCTGATCGGCCCTCCCGGCGCTGGCAAAGGCACCCAAGCTGCCCGTCTGTCTGAGGCGCTGAACGTCCCGGCCATCTCGACCGGTGACATCTTCCGTGCCAACGTGAAGGGCGAGACCGAACTCGGCAAACTTGCCAAGCGCTACATGGACGCTGGAGAGTATGTCCCCGACGAGGTGACGAACTCAATGGTCGCCGATCGTCTGGGTCAGGACGACGCCGCCGAAGGATTCCTCCTCGACGGCTACCCGCGCACCAGCGCACAGGTCGACGAACTCGATCGGATCCTCGCTGCTGAGGGCCATGAGATCGAACAGGTCGTCGAACTCACCGCCGACGTCGATGAGGTTGTCGCTCGTCTTCTGGCACGTGCTCAGACCGAGGGCCGCAGTGATGACAGCGAGGACGTCATCCGCCACCGTCTCGACGTCTACGCCGAGCAGACGCAGCCGCTGACCGACATCT
Coding sequences within it:
- the rplR gene encoding 50S ribosomal protein L18 gives rise to the protein MAFGKKESYGKGRAAARKRRHARLRKHVSGTPDRPRLSVTRSTRHVFVQVIDDTVGKTLASASTMEADLRTLEGDKTGKAHKVGELVAQRAKEAGIEAVVFDRGGNAYHGRVQAIAEGAREGGLAL
- the rpsE gene encoding 30S ribosomal protein S5, whose product is MSTEENKEQQPAAETRTDNNSDRSSRGRGQGGQGGQGGQGRGRGEGRGRGGRGDREEKSQFIEHVVTINRVSKVVKGGRRFSFTALVVVGDGDGMVGMGYGKAKEVPAAIAKGVEEAKKNFFRVPRIQKTIPHPIQGETAAGVVMLRPAAPGTGVIAGGPVRAVLDAAGVQDILSKSLGSANAINIVRAAIKALQGLERPEQVAARRGLHVDEVAPHALLRAAAESGAKS
- the rpmD gene encoding 50S ribosomal protein L30, with product MAKLKVTQRKSDIGGKPNQRASLRSLGLKRIDDVVVCEDRPEIRGMINVVRHLVTVEEVD
- the rplO gene encoding 50S ribosomal protein L15: MSNDDSLKVHDLRPAPGAKTSKTRVGRGEASKGKTAGRGTKGTRARYQVPHGFEGGQTPMHMRLPKLRGFKNPAKVTFQVVNLDKLSALFPEGGDVTVADLVAKGAVRPKQPVKVLGTGEITVALNITADKVSGSALEKIKAAGGSVSEA
- the secY gene encoding preprotein translocase subunit SecY is translated as MIGAIRRAFRTPDLRNKLLFTLGILVIFRLGSFIPSPGIDYTQVQECVASPQLNEGGFAMINLFSGGALLQLSIFALGIMPYITASIIVQLLRVVIPRFESLHKEGASGQAKLTQYTRYLTIGLAVLNATTLVATVRSGALFGGIEGCNDLITNDSWWGISVLVITLVAGTGLIMWLGEQITEHGVGNGMSLLIFTSVASAFPSSLGAIFREQGVDIFLIVIAVGLVLVALVVFVEQSQRRIPVQYAKRMVGRRMFGGTSTYIPIKVNMAGVIPVIFASSVLYLPSLISQFFDPESQWVEWINTYFTRGDHPIYIATYALLTIFFAYFYVAITFNPEEVADNMKKYGGFVPGIRAGRPTADYLSFVLSRINFPGSLYLAFIALIPLIALVLINANQNFPFGGTSLLIVVGVGLETVKQIDAQMQQRHYEGLLR
- a CDS encoding adenylate kinase — translated: MSSRIILIGPPGAGKGTQAARLSEALNVPAISTGDIFRANVKGETELGKLAKRYMDAGEYVPDEVTNSMVADRLGQDDAAEGFLLDGYPRTSAQVDELDRILAAEGHEIEQVVELTADVDEVVARLLARAQTEGRSDDSEDVIRHRLDVYAEQTQPLTDIYRERGLLRQVDGLGEVAEITDRILDSIR